The genomic DNA GGTACACCGTAAAACTTTGCAGAAAATCGTTGTCGCCGGCCAGCGGAGCCAGGCCGATCCGCTTGAACTCGCCGGAGATAAAATCGGCGGCCTTGTCGATGCCCGGCGTAAAGGAGCCGCGCCCCTGCATGGCATCGGCACTCAGGGTCCTCACCAGGCGGGTGGTTTCCTTTTGCGAAATGGTTTTAAGCTTTTGTGCCGAGGCGGCCATACTCAGGCTAAGCGCGATCGCAGCCAGGGCCAGTCCTTTTTTTCTCATGGTGTAGCGGTAAGGTAGTTATAGGTATATAGTTGGTTTTGTGTTTAGCGCCGGGGCAGCCTGGCTAAGGCTCTTGCCGTGCCTGCCATTCCTGTCGGAGCAGGCTGTATACTTCCAGGTCGTGAAAAGCCCCGTTCAGGTACTCGCTCTGCCGCTGCACGCCCTCCAGCAAAAAGCCCAGCTTTTGCGGAATGTTGCTGCTTCGGGTGTTTCCAACGCCCACTTTGATCTGGATCCGGTTCATGTGCAGGTCCTCGAAAGCGCACTTTACCAGCGCCTGGCAGCTCTGGCGCATGATGCCTTTGCCTTGCAAGGCTTCGCTTAAATAGTAGCCGATCTCGAGCTTTCTGTTCAGGTAATCTATTTCTTTCAGGCTGATGAGCCCGGCTACTTCGCCGCGGTACAGGATCACAAACACTTTGTCGGAGGTATTTGCTTTGTCAGTCACATACTTCAGAAACGAGCGCGTGTCGGCCTCTTCCTGGCTTGCATCCACAAACGGCAGCCATTGGCGCAGGTAGTCCCGCTGGGTATCAATGAGGTGGAAAAGGGCGGCAGCATCGGCCAGGGTAACCGGCCGCAGGTATATTCCTTCGGTAACCGGCAGCAGGGCAGGAACTTCATTCTTTTTCATAGTATAGGCGGCATAGGCAGTGTTTAATCACCTCAAGATAGATGCTTTCGCTAAATCGGCCCAAAATCACTACAACAAAGTTATAGTTTCTATAGTTAAATGATTTTAATATGTTGAAAATCAGGAAGCAAAATAAATTTAAATACTGTGAGGGGAATTTATGATGAAAAGATTACAGATAGTTTTGGTGGGTACGCTGTTGCTGCTAGCGATGCATAGCGCAACTGCGCAGGAAATGAAAATCGGGGCCAAAGTAGGCGTTAACTTTTATAATATCAGCGATGATCCCAACATTACGGAAGATGATACCGGTATCGGCACGGAATTCGGCATTTACGGGCGCATCGGGAATCGCTTATTTGTGCAGCCGGGCGTAGAGTTTGTCACCCATAAAACATTTGCCGTTACTACCAACCAGCTGCGGCCGGGCGAGCGTGATGCGTTTGTGGCGCAGTACCTGCGCGTGCCGGTTTTATTGGGTTACCGCATGGAGGTGGATGGCGATTATGTAAGAAGCCTGCGGCTGATGGCCGGCCCGAGCTCCGCCTTTTTGCTGCACGTGAAAGACAATAACATAGACCTGAAACGCAACGATATTCATAATGCGCAGTTTGCCTTAAGCGGCGGCATTGGCTTGGATGTGTGGGTGTTGTCGCTGGACTTGCTCTACCACCACGGGCTGTCTACTGTGTTGAACGCCGGCAATGCAGAAGGTAAAAGTCGCTCCTTTTCTGTGAGCCTGGGGGTAACGATTTAATTCGATCTGCCGGCAAAAGTGAAGTATAACCATAAAGGCCCGGTCCGACGAACATCGTTTCGAAAGACCGGGCCTTTGCGTTTATACTTCTCCGTTTATACTTTGCTTGCTTGTACTTCGGCAGCAACCTACCAGGGAGGAGGTGCCAAGGGCTTAGTTGATCTGCTTCCGGAAGCCGCCGCGGCTATCTTTTTGGCCTTTGATTTGCGGACGCTTGTTGCCGCTGCTGCGCGGTGCTGCTGCACTACTTTTAGCTGCCAGACTTTTCAGTTCACTGATTTCTTCAGGAGTGAGCGCGCGGTACTCGCCGGGCTGTAGCCCACCTAAGGTAAGCGGGCCTATACTTGCGCGGATGAGGCGTAGCGTGGGGTAGCCGACCGCAGCGGTCATGCGCCGCACCTGCCGGTTCATACCCTGCGAGATGCTGATCTCTACCCACGTGGTGGGAATGTTTTTGCGGAAGCGGATGGGCGTGGCGCGTTCCCATACCTGCGGTTCCTGGTCCAGCAGGCGCACTTTTGCCGGAGCCGTTTTTACCTCCTTAATGCGCACGCCAAGCCGCAGCTTTGTCAGGGCGGCCTCTTCCGGGGTACCCTCTACCTGCACCCAATATGTTTTCTCGACCTTAAACTGCGGATCGGAGAGGCGGTGCTGCAGTGCTTTGTCGTCGGTGAGTAGCACCAGGCCTTCGCTGTCGTAGTCGAGGCGGCCGACCGGGTAAATGCCAGGCTCCTTTACAAAGTCCTTCAAGGTGGCGCGGCCGGCCTCGTCGGTAAATTGTGTGAGCACTTCGTAGGGTTTGTTTAGCAGGAAATATTTCAAAGTATAAAGGAAAGTTAAAAAGGCACAGGCCTATAAGTTATACTGCCTTGGGATGCTGTTGTTGCCAATCGGCAAATTCGGGCTTCAGCAGCGAATATACGACAGAATCCTCCAGCACATCCTCCACCATATAATGATTCCGCAGCAGACCTTCTTTTTTAAACCCGAAATGTTGTAGCAATTGCATCGAAGGCGTGTTCTTTGGCGACACCATGGCTTCCACACGGTAAAGGTTCATGTGTTCGTAGCCACAGGCCAGCACGGCTTCCAGCGCCTCGGCCATCAGCCCCCGGTTCTTGAAAGCTTCGCTGGTGATCACATACCCCACCTCGGCGCGCCTGTGGGTGGGCACCCAAGTATGATAATCGCAACGGCCAATGACCTGGTGGCTGGCCTTGTCCAGCAGGTGGAAGAGCTTGAAAGTAGAAAAAAAGGTGGTCGCGCCTTTAGTAAACCGTATTTCAGCCTCCTTATACTCCTGGTCGGTGTGCAGCCCCAGGTAGGCCATGATGGCGGGCTTGCGCTGGGTGGTAAAAAGCTCTTTGTAGAGTGCCGGCGTCAGCTCCCGCAAGTATAGCCGCTTTGTTTCGAGGAGCAGGGGCGGAGTGGAAGGAGAAAACATGGCTCTCAGTTGATAGGGTTTTATACGATCTATATGGAGATGAACGCAGTTACAGGTGTCTGGATAACTCAATAGCTGCCGTTATACTTGCGCACGAACCATTCGGCACTGATAAAACCCAGCAGCAGGAAGAAAAGCCACTTCATATCCACCAGGTCCGTCAGCTCTTCCTGGCTATAAATAATGGCTTTGTGGTTACTGGTTAAAATATCCTGCTGCAGTTGCGGCAGCTGCTGCGGAAAGTATAAGCGGCTGCCCGTGTTGCTGGCCAGCTGGTAGAGCAGGTTGTGGTCGGCCACCGCGTTCAGCGCTTCGAGTTGCAGTTCCTCTACAATGAACTCGCCTTTATCCTGCTGCAGCTGGCCGTTTACCGTAGCCGAGGCAGTATAAGTATAACGGCCGCCGGGCAAAGTGCCCACCGTCACGCCGGTCTGGTTTTCGCCGTTGGCAAAGGTAAAGCTGCGGGTGTTGTCTTTTTCGCCGGTCACTTTCAGGGTGATGTTCTGCCCATAGATGGGTTCCAGCGCCTGGTTATATACTTCGGCGTTGAACCGGATTTCATCCGAGCTGGTGTATTCGGTTTGCACCGGGTATACGTTCAGGCGCTTTTTATTGCGGGGCGCACTGAGCAACTGCACCAGGTTGGTAATAAGCTTGTTGTATACCTGGGCGTTCTGGTAGGTGGCATTCTCCTGCAGCCGCCATTGCCAGGTGCCAGAAGCGAGCAGCGTTGCGTTGCGTTTGTCGCCGGCGGTCTGGATGGTGAGCAACGGCTTGTTTGTTTTGACGCGCCCTACTTGCTGGTACAGGATCACCTCGGTGTTAGGCGCCAGGGTATAGGTGCCGAAGGGTACCTGTGCCGGCGGGTACCCGGCCAGGCGCTCGGCCGTGCCTTCGGGCATGGTATAGGCAGTAAAATTCGGGTTGACGGCAGCTACTACCTGGTCGGTTTGCCCGCTGCTGCTGATGCGGAGCCCGGCTCCCAGGGCATTATAATCCCTCAGATCGCTTTGCGGACCCAGAATATACAGGACGGGTAGATTTTTCTGGCGCACCAGGTTCAGCACGGCCTCGCCGCCGGCTACCCGCCCGGGCAGCTGGTGTAGCACCGCCACATCGTAATCCTCTTGTTTGAGCGGGGTAAGACCCGGTATGTACAGCTCGGTTTCGTAATTCTCGTTTGTTTCGATCGCGGCGCGCAGGGCTTTGATGTCGGGGTGCGGGGCCGCCGCCGCTACCAGTATCTTGATCTTGCCTTTCACCACATCGATGTAGGCATGTTTGGTGTTGTTGAGGGTGGTAAACTCGCCAGCCAGTGGCTGCACCTGCACCTCGTAATGCCGTTTGCCCAGGCCGCTGGCCAGCACCTGGAACGGCACCTGCTGGATGGCTTGCTTTGGCTGCAGCAGGATAGTTTTGCTGGCAATCGTGCGGCCGTTCTCCCTGAGCAGGACGGTGGCCTGCCTGCCGCCGAAACCTTCGTGCTGCAGCTCGACTTCCAGCGGAAACCGATTTCCGCTATAGTTTACCTTGTTATAGCGCAGCGAGGCTACCAGTACATCCTGCTTGGGAACCGTGTCGCCTACGGCCACCGGGTAAACAGGATAGTTATAGTGGGCATAGGTAGGCGAGAGGCCCTGGTTCACGATGCCATCCGAAAGCAGCACCACGCCTGCCAGGTTTTGTTCGGCATACGTGTTCTGCACGCCTTGCAGCAGCTCGCTCAGGTTGGTGGTTTCAGAAGTATAGGGTACGGCCGTTATACTTGCCGGCGGCTGCGTCGGGTTAAGCGTCTGCACCTCCGTAGTATACCCTTTGGCTTCCAGACGTTCGCGCATTTGCTGTAACTGCTGAGCCGTTTGCTGCAGTTGCACCGAATCAGAAAACAGCCTCACCGATTGTGAATTGTCCAGGGCAAATACAATGGTGGGCTTTACGGTGGTATTTTTGAAGTAACGTACCAGTGGCCCCAGCAACAGAAAACAAAGCAAGCTTACCACCACAAACCGCACCGCTGCCAGCAGGTAGTTGAGCGCCTTAGGCCAGGGCGTACGCTTGCTGTACAGCAGCCAGGCATACAGCGCACCGGCTGCCAGGCAGGCAAGTATCAGCCAGGGGGAGGAGGTGGTTATGAGGCGGAAGCTGTTCAAGCAATTACGAATTATGAATTAAAACCATTTAGCCGGAAGAAGTGGCCCTTACTATTAGCCGCATACCAGCGCAAGCGTCCGCTTGTGCTTTTGTAGCAGGCTTATACTTTATGCAAGCGTTTCACTAGGACAACCGTACCTTTGTATTTGCTTGCACAGCGTATACGCAGGTTTTTACGAGGCTTCACAGGCACAAGCGGATGCTTGCGCCATCTTGCCATCGGATAGCAAAAGCTAACGAGTAGCCGTGCCTTATACTTCTGCCAGCAGCAACTAAAGGTAAACGAAAAAGACCAATGCTACTAACGTAAACGCCGCGGCATTGGTCTTTTATATAGTGCTGATATAGTGCTGAGTTCTGATTTAACTCAGAACCCGTGACTCAGAACTCTTTTAAGTAAGCATACCGCCGTCTACCTGCAGCACCTGGCCGGAGATATAGGCCGAATCATCAGAGGCCAGAAACACGGCTGCTTTGGCCACATCTTCCGGAGAGCCGCCGCGGCGCAGCGGAATAGCCTTGCGCCATTCTTCCACCACTTTCTGGTCTAGCTCGCCGGTCATTTCGGTTTCGATAAAGCCCGGGGCAATGGCGTTGCTGCGGATGTTACGCGAGCCCAGCTCCAGCGCAACGGATTTTGTAAAGCCGATGATTCCTGCCTTAGAAGCCGCATAGTTGGCCTGGCCTGCGTTTCCTTTGATGCCTACCACCGAGGTGATGTTGATAAAGGAGCCGCTTTTGGCGCGCATCATGTGCTTGCTGGCGGCCTTGGTTACATTAAATACCGATTTGAGATTGGTGTTGATCACCGCGTCCCACTGCT from Pontibacter liquoris includes the following:
- a CDS encoding GNAT family N-acetyltransferase, with the translated sequence MKKNEVPALLPVTEGIYLRPVTLADAAALFHLIDTQRDYLRQWLPFVDASQEEADTRSFLKYVTDKANTSDKVFVILYRGEVAGLISLKEIDYLNRKLEIGYYLSEALQGKGIMRQSCQALVKCAFEDLHMNRIQIKVGVGNTRSSNIPQKLGFLLEGVQRQSEYLNGAFHDLEVYSLLRQEWQARQEP
- a CDS encoding outer membrane beta-barrel protein; translation: MMKRLQIVLVGTLLLLAMHSATAQEMKIGAKVGVNFYNISDDPNITEDDTGIGTEFGIYGRIGNRLFVQPGVEFVTHKTFAVTTNQLRPGERDAFVAQYLRVPVLLGYRMEVDGDYVRSLRLMAGPSSAFLLHVKDNNIDLKRNDIHNAQFALSGGIGLDVWVLSLDLLYHHGLSTVLNAGNAEGKSRSFSVSLGVTI
- a CDS encoding pseudouridine synthase, producing the protein MKYFLLNKPYEVLTQFTDEAGRATLKDFVKEPGIYPVGRLDYDSEGLVLLTDDKALQHRLSDPQFKVEKTYWVQVEGTPEEAALTKLRLGVRIKEVKTAPAKVRLLDQEPQVWERATPIRFRKNIPTTWVEISISQGMNRQVRRMTAAVGYPTLRLIRASIGPLTLGGLQPGEYRALTPEEISELKSLAAKSSAAAPRSSGNKRPQIKGQKDSRGGFRKQIN
- a CDS encoding GNAT family N-acetyltransferase, with protein sequence MFSPSTPPLLLETKRLYLRELTPALYKELFTTQRKPAIMAYLGLHTDQEYKEAEIRFTKGATTFFSTFKLFHLLDKASHQVIGRCDYHTWVPTHRRAEVGYVITSEAFKNRGLMAEALEAVLACGYEHMNLYRVEAMVSPKNTPSMQLLQHFGFKKEGLLRNHYMVEDVLEDSVVYSLLKPEFADWQQQHPKAV
- a CDS encoding VWA domain-containing protein; translation: MNSFRLITTSSPWLILACLAAGALYAWLLYSKRTPWPKALNYLLAAVRFVVVSLLCFLLLGPLVRYFKNTTVKPTIVFALDNSQSVRLFSDSVQLQQTAQQLQQMRERLEAKGYTTEVQTLNPTQPPASITAVPYTSETTNLSELLQGVQNTYAEQNLAGVVLLSDGIVNQGLSPTYAHYNYPVYPVAVGDTVPKQDVLVASLRYNKVNYSGNRFPLEVELQHEGFGGRQATVLLRENGRTIASKTILLQPKQAIQQVPFQVLASGLGKRHYEVQVQPLAGEFTTLNNTKHAYIDVVKGKIKILVAAAAPHPDIKALRAAIETNENYETELYIPGLTPLKQEDYDVAVLHQLPGRVAGGEAVLNLVRQKNLPVLYILGPQSDLRDYNALGAGLRISSSGQTDQVVAAVNPNFTAYTMPEGTAERLAGYPPAQVPFGTYTLAPNTEVILYQQVGRVKTNKPLLTIQTAGDKRNATLLASGTWQWRLQENATYQNAQVYNKLITNLVQLLSAPRNKKRLNVYPVQTEYTSSDEIRFNAEVYNQALEPIYGQNITLKVTGEKDNTRSFTFANGENQTGVTVGTLPGGRYTYTASATVNGQLQQDKGEFIVEELQLEALNAVADHNLLYQLASNTGSRLYFPQQLPQLQQDILTSNHKAIIYSQEELTDLVDMKWLFFLLLGFISAEWFVRKYNGSY
- the fabG gene encoding 3-oxoacyl-[acyl-carrier-protein] reductase, yielding MKALEGKVALVTGASKGIGRAIAQQFVEMGAQVAFTYLSSVEKGQQLEQELSANGGKAKGYRSDASDFAQAEQLVEDVVKEFGKLDVVVNNAGITRDGLLMRMGEEQWDAVINTNLKSVFNVTKAASKHMMRAKSGSFINITSVVGIKGNAGQANYAASKAGIIGFTKSVALELGSRNIRSNAIAPGFIETEMTGELDQKVVEEWRKAIPLRRGGSPEDVAKAAVFLASDDSAYISGQVLQVDGGMLT